One window from the genome of Spirochaetaceae bacterium encodes:
- a CDS encoding type II toxin-antitoxin system prevent-host-death family antitoxin: MDAIGVRELRQRASVYLRRVAAGETFEVTDRGRPVALLTPLPDRMPLDQLRAAGDLEEAAGTTDDLPEPVDPEPGTEPPSGRLARLRRDER; this comes from the coding sequence ATGGATGCCATCGGAGTCCGGGAGTTGCGGCAGCGGGCGAGCGTCTACCTGCGGCGGGTAGCGGCGGGAGAGACGTTCGAGGTGACCGACCGCGGACGTCCGGTGGCGCTCCTGACCCCGTTGCCTGACCGGATGCCGCTTGATCAACTGCGTGCCGCGGGCGACCTCGAGGAAGCGGCCGGTACGACGGATGATCTGCCGGAGCCGGTCGATCCCGAACCGGGCACGGAGCCGCCCTCGGGCCGGCTTGCGCGCCTGCGCCGCGATGA